The Deinococcus hopiensis KR-140 sequence GTCAAAAACACAGGTGTGCCCCAGCGTAGGGGTCTGTCTATAGGACTGTCAAGGTGAGCACGCCGAGAAAACGAAGCAGGCGGGTGAAAGCATATGCACGGCCAGGACGCTTTTTTCACTCCTCTTTCCAGGGTCTTGCCGCCTCAGGGGGAGGTGTGGGCGTCCACACCGGCATACAGGAAGAGACCCCCACGGGAACGGGGGGCGCACAGCCTCCCGTCCACTTTGCAAGTATGCACTCTAGACGGTGGGCGGATTGCTCGGCGCCGGCGCCGGGGCGCCCCACCCCTTGCGCAGGCAGATCAGGGCGCCGGCGTCAAGTCGCCCAACTCCACCTGCGGCTGGGCCGGTCCCAGCGTGGCCTGACGCTCGGCGCCCGCCTCGCCCGCCTCCCCGTAGATGCCGTTGGCGTTGCGGTCCCGCCCAGCGGTCACGGTAAACGTCGCGTCGGGCAGGTAGGCGCTGAAGCGCCCGAGGTTGTCCAGGGCGGGCTGGAAGGCGTCGCCGCGGTCACTCTGCAGCCGCAGTCCCAGCGTATCGCTGACGGCCGGAGCGCCCAGCGCCGCCGCCGGATCGATCATGCCGAAGCCGAAGTCCTCGTCGCGTCCCCTCGCCCCGAGGTCCGTGGCGGTGGCGGTCATGCGGGCCAGCGTGTCGCCGCGCCCCTGCGTGACCCCCTTGCTCAGCAGCAGCGCGGCCAGGGCGCTGACCTGCGGCGCGGCCTGACTCGTGCCCACGTGGCTGTCGTAGATGGGCTGGTTCTTGGTGTAGTCCCACTCGGTGGAAAAGATCTGATCGGGGTAGGGCTTGTCGTTGAGGGTGCCGCCATTGTACGTCGTTCCCGCGTCGCTGCCGCCCGGGGCCGAGAGCATCACCTGCGGGTAGCTGTTGCTGTAGCGGGCGTGTTCCGGTGCGCTCGCGCCCGAGAGGGTCACCGCGCCCACCGCCACCGCGCCCTCACAGGCGGCGGGGTAATAAGGCTCGCTGCTGTAGCCGTTGCCCGCCGCCACCACCACCAGCGTGTCCCGGGCACTGACCTCCGCCACGGCCTCGCACATGGGCCTCGCTTCGGCCACGCTGATTGCTCCGCCCAGGCTGAGGTTGATGACCTGCGCCGGGTGCGGGTTGGTGAAGGTCTTGCCCTCCAGCGTGACGCTTATGCCCGAGGCGTAGCGCAGCGCGTTCACCACATCGGCCACCTCGGCGTTGCCGGAAGCGTCGATCACGCGCACAGGCAGCACCTTGACCGGGGCCCTATAGGACGCGCCCACCACGCCGCTCTTGCTGCACGCGTCGCAGCCTGGAAACGCCGCGTTGGTGCCCCAGCGCGCGGCGATGATGCCCGCCACGTGGGTGCCGTGGCTGCCGCCCGTCGTCCGGTTCGGCGTGCTGGGATCGGTGGGATCGGTGTCGGCCCCGTCGTCATCGCCGTTGGCCGTGTTCGTGAGCACGTCCAGCGCGCCCTCGCCCGGTCCGTACAGCTGGCCCTGCAGGTCCGGATGATCGAAGCGCACGCCCGTGTCGATCACGGCCACCGTCACCGGCTTGTTGTATGCGCCCGACGCCATGTCCCGCCACACCGCGCCGTAGCCCAGCAACTTGAAGCCCCACTGCAGCCCCGCGTACTGGTCCGGGGGAACCACGGGCGCGGCCAGCGCCTGGCTGCCCAGTTCTTGCGCGCCCAGCACCGCATTTGGGACGGCGTATTCCACGTTGGGATCACCGCGCAGCACCTCCAGGGCGGCCTCCACGTCCGTCACGTCCAGCGCCACGCGGCGGCCCCCGAGATCCTCCCCCGCGTTGGTGGTCAGCCCCAGCCGGGCGAGGGCCGAACGGGTGGAGGAGAGGGCCGCGTCGCCCGCGCTGCTCACCCCCAGCCGTCCCAGCGCGGTGGCCTGCGCCGCTGCCGAGCGGTACTTGACGATCACGCCCCGCGCGTCTTGCGGAGCCCGCGCATTCACGCCGGTGCCCTTCCCCACGTCGCTGCCCTGGACCGTGGCGGCGTCCACGACGCGGCCGCGCAGCACGTACTGGTCGGCGGTGACGTTCCAGGTGCTCGTGCCGCTCGCCCCGCCCTGGGTCCAGTTCACCCGCACGGCGGCGCTGAGTTTGGCCTGATCGGCGGTGGTGGGCGTGCCCTGCGCGCGGTCGGCGGTAAAGGTCAGCGTGATGGGGCCGGTCCCGCTTGTCGGGGTGACCTTCAGCCAGGCGGGCAGGCTGCCCGTATCCACCCGCCAGCTCACGCCCGACACCTGCGTGCCACCGCCGGTGAGGGCCGTGCCCAGGTTGACGTCCGGGCCGTCGGCGGTGGGCGAGGCGGGCATGGACGGCGTGCAGGCCGTGACGAGCAGCGCCGCAGTCAACAGGGCAAGCGGGAGTTTCATGTCCCTCCCAGCATGGCGTATGGCGGCTGACGGGAGATGAAGCGCCCGCGACATCCTCCCCATCTGGCGGGGCACAATGGCGGGCGTGCCCAGTGGACGCGTTCACAACCTCATCAACATCGCCGCCTACAGCGTCCTCGCCGCCGGGGTCCTCGTCGCCACCCGGCAAAGCCTCGTGGCAGTCGCGCCTGCCCAGGCCCTGAACTTCACCCTGGGCTTTTTTGCCGGCACCTTCTTGCTCTCGCCGGACCTGGACCTCGCCGACGGGCAGGTGGACAGCAAGCGGCGCTGGGGGCCACTGGGCGTCCTGTGGGTGCCTTACGGCCGGATGTTCAGTCACCGGGGCCTCTCGCACACCTGGTTGCTGGGGCCGCTGACCCGGCTGGTCTACCTCGGCCTGATCGTGGGCTTTGCCGCGGGGCTGCTGCGCTTCGCCTGGCCGCAGATGCCGCTGCCCGCCCTCACGCTGCCGCAACCCCTTGGCCTCAAGGTGTTCGCGCCCCTGCTGCTGGGGTATTACGTCAGCCAGTGGCTGCACCTGATGGCCGACGGCGTGCGCCCGGACCACGGGATGCGCCACGGCATGAAAAAGGTGCGTCAAGTGAGGAAAAGGCTCTGAGCCGGAGGGCCTGCGGCCCGGAGTTCCGGCTCAGACGGGCCAGGTTCCGGGCCCACTTCCCCGCACCGGCCGTTCGTCTGGACCCAGGCGCCGCTGTCCTTCCCGGTGGCGCTGGCCGCCTTGCTGGTGACGCGGGACCCGCTGCGCGTCCTGGCCCGAACTGCCGAAAACAGCAGGGTTCGGGACCCGCTGGAGAAACGGTCCTGACGGGCAGGACGCGCCTCACTCCACCCGCGTCTGGAAGACCATCACCTCGCTCGCCTCGGTCACGGGGCCGCCCTGAAAGCTCCCCGTCACGCGCGGCGGTCCGAAGCCTGCGCAGCGCAGCAACCACTCGACCTCATAACGGGTGTAGTAGCGCTGGGTCAGGGTATAGGGCCGCCGGGTGACTGCGCCGCCGGGGGCCGTGGTGTCCACGAAGTATTCGGTGGTCAACATCTGGTGGGGCGCGTCGTGGCGCTGAATCAGGAACACGTCGGTCCTGGCCCCATCGGGGTGGTAAAAGGTCTCCCCCTCGTGCCGCAGCGTGTTCATCGCGCCCAGACGGGGCACATACAGGTCAAAGACGAACGCGCCGCTGGGTTGGAGATGCTGGCGGACGTTTTGCAGCGCTTCCAACTGCTCCCCAGGCGTGTACAGGTGCATCAGGGCATTGAAGGGTGCGATGACGAGGGCAAAGCGTTCCTCCAGCCGGAAGGTCCCCGCCTCGCCCTGCACGAAGTCGAGCCGCAGGCCCTCTGCCCGCGCCCGTTCCTGCCCGCGTTCGATCATGCGCGCACTCGGCTCCAGCCCCAGCACCGAGACGCCCCGCCGCGCGAGAAAGGCGGTCACGCGGCCTGTGCCTGCGCCAATTTCAAGCACCCGCCCGCCCACCCGCTCGGCCACCCCCGCGTAGAAGTGCAGGTCATCGCGGTACACGTCGTACTGGCGATCATAAAGCTCTGCGAAGTCGTCGTAGTTCACGGCGTGTCCACCAAATGGGGCACGCGGCCCAGCTTGTGCAGCAGCGCCGCCGCCGCCCGGTCTGCCGCGTCGGGCACGCCGAGGGCGCGGGAGGCTGCACTCAGCCGGGCGTGTT is a genomic window containing:
- a CDS encoding metal-binding protein, with translation MPSGRVHNLINIAAYSVLAAGVLVATRQSLVAVAPAQALNFTLGFFAGTFLLSPDLDLADGQVDSKRRWGPLGVLWVPYGRMFSHRGLSHTWLLGPLTRLVYLGLIVGFAAGLLRFAWPQMPLPALTLPQPLGLKVFAPLLLGYYVSQWLHLMADGVRPDHGMRHGMKKVRQVRKRL
- a CDS encoding S8 family serine peptidase encodes the protein MKLPLALLTAALLVTACTPSMPASPTADGPDVNLGTALTGGGTQVSGVSWRVDTGSLPAWLKVTPTSGTGPITLTFTADRAQGTPTTADQAKLSAAVRVNWTQGGASGTSTWNVTADQYVLRGRVVDAATVQGSDVGKGTGVNARAPQDARGVIVKYRSAAAQATALGRLGVSSAGDAALSSTRSALARLGLTTNAGEDLGGRRVALDVTDVEAALEVLRGDPNVEYAVPNAVLGAQELGSQALAAPVVPPDQYAGLQWGFKLLGYGAVWRDMASGAYNKPVTVAVIDTGVRFDHPDLQGQLYGPGEGALDVLTNTANGDDDGADTDPTDPSTPNRTTGGSHGTHVAGIIAARWGTNAAFPGCDACSKSGVVGASYRAPVKVLPVRVIDASGNAEVADVVNALRYASGISVTLEGKTFTNPHPAQVINLSLGGAISVAEARPMCEAVAEVSARDTLVVVAAGNGYSSEPYYPAACEGAVAVGAVTLSGASAPEHARYSNSYPQVMLSAPGGSDAGTTYNGGTLNDKPYPDQIFSTEWDYTKNQPIYDSHVGTSQAAPQVSALAALLLSKGVTQGRGDTLARMTATATDLGARGRDEDFGFGMIDPAAALGAPAVSDTLGLRLQSDRGDAFQPALDNLGRFSAYLPDATFTVTAGRDRNANGIYGEAGEAGAERQATLGPAQPQVELGDLTPAP
- a CDS encoding class I SAM-dependent methyltransferase; this translates as MNYDDFAELYDRQYDVYRDDLHFYAGVAERVGGRVLEIGAGTGRVTAFLARRGVSVLGLEPSARMIERGQERARAEGLRLDFVQGEAGTFRLEERFALVIAPFNALMHLYTPGEQLEALQNVRQHLQPSGAFVFDLYVPRLGAMNTLRHEGETFYHPDGARTDVFLIQRHDAPHQMLTTEYFVDTTAPGGAVTRRPYTLTQRYYTRYEVEWLLRCAGFGPPRVTGSFQGGPVTEASEVMVFQTRVE